In Triticum aestivum cultivar Chinese Spring chromosome 5B, IWGSC CS RefSeq v2.1, whole genome shotgun sequence, the following proteins share a genomic window:
- the LOC123111373 gene encoding uncharacterized protein, translated as MEKMSSSVQSWVDQHKLATVGAMWTTAVGASVACGRRRGKAAGFTVAAALGGAALAHHYYAAKRREEEARCFELDFYSQLPAATGEDGQENERWTY; from the exons ATGGAGAAGATGAGCTCGTCGGTGCAGTCCTGGGTGGACCAGCACAAGCTCGCCACCGTCG GGGCGATGTGGACGACGGCGGTTGGCGCCTCGGTGGCGTGCGGCCGGCggcggggcaaggcggcggggttcACGGTCGCTGCCGCGCTCGGCGGAGCGGCGCTGGCGCACCACTACTACGCCGCGaaacggagggaggaggaggcgaggtGCTTCGAGCTGGACTTCTACTCGCAGCTGCCGGCGGCCACCGGCGAAGACGGCCAGGAGAACGAGCGGTGGACCTACTAG